A single region of the Lysinibacillus sp. B2A1 genome encodes:
- a CDS encoding elastin-binding protein: MSKEDYRDKIEEHRQSFEDEQKDQQTLSRVSRMNKNGSPNKKPKKTKRKMPLMTILFVIFILIPFSILIYFMKFYEPGKTIEEAEKNTPGTVLEIDKSENKGDASAKTGNNKEDDKANKEAEEQSKKDAEKLAVEQKAAQEAKKAEEAKKAEDARKAEEAKKAEQAKLAKQQAEAARKAEEAKKAEQARKDEQARKAEEAKNAAKASTHTVKENENLYRIALNHYGDGSEATLAKIRAANGMSSDTVMVGQVIKLP, translated from the coding sequence ATGAGTAAAGAAGATTACCGCGATAAAATTGAAGAGCATCGACAATCATTTGAAGATGAACAAAAGGATCAGCAAACTTTATCAAGAGTTTCCAGAATGAATAAAAATGGAAGTCCTAATAAAAAGCCAAAAAAGACAAAACGTAAAATGCCATTAATGACGATTCTCTTTGTAATCTTTATCCTGATTCCATTTTCAATATTAATCTATTTTATGAAATTTTATGAACCAGGTAAAACGATTGAAGAGGCTGAAAAAAATACTCCTGGAACAGTTTTAGAGATTGATAAATCAGAAAATAAAGGAGATGCCTCTGCGAAAACTGGCAATAATAAAGAAGATGATAAAGCGAATAAGGAAGCAGAGGAACAATCTAAAAAAGACGCTGAAAAATTAGCAGTTGAGCAAAAAGCTGCTCAGGAAGCAAAGAAGGCTGAGGAGGCTAAAAAGGCTGAAGATGCTAGAAAGGCCGAGGAAGCTAAAAAAGCTGAGCAAGCAAAATTAGCGAAACAGCAAGCAGAGGCAGCAAGAAAAGCGGAAGAGGCTAAAAAAGCTGAACAAGCACGTAAGGATGAACAAGCACGTAAGGCTGAAGAGGCAAAGAATGCTGCAAAAGCAAGTACGCATACGGTGAAGGAAAACGAAAATTTATACCGTATTGCCTTGAATCACTACGGTGATGGAAGTGAAGCAACGCTTGCGAAAATCCGTGCAGCAAATGGCATGTCTTCAGATACAGTAATGGTTGGTCAAGTCATTAAATTACCGTAA